GAATGCGGTGGCGAACTAGACTTCATACCGTAGCCATGCGACACCGTTGGCATAGATCTGGCTGCCGATCAGTGTCAGCTGCGTTTGAGGGATAACCGTTGCAAACAGGGGAATGCCTTGCCCCATTACGAACGGGTTGATCTTGAGAATGAGTTCGTCAATTAGCCCTTCGGTAAACAGTTGCGCCGCTAGGGTGGCCCCGCCACAGAGGTAGATGGCACTGCCAAGTTCTGCCTTGAGCTGCTTCACGACCTGACTCGCCTGATCTGAAACCAACGTTACCTGCGGGTCTGGGCTGGTGGCCATCGTGCGCGAGAACACATAGCTCTTCAGCATGGGGTAAGGGTTGGTTTTGCCCTCCTTGAGACCGACATCGTAGGTCTTGCGTCCCATGAGCACCGTGTCAAACTGGCTGAGGGAGTCGATGTAGTCGGCAATGGAGTCGCCCTCGGTAGCGAAGCCCCCAAAGGAGCCATCGGCTTGGGCGATAAAGCCATCGACGCTGGTGGCGACGTAGTATTTCAGAGGTTTCATTGGGTTTCTCCTAGGGAGGTTCTTTGAATCATGGGGTTGGTGGGCCTCTACCTCCAAGCGCACCGTGGGCACATGGCCCTGAGCATGGGCATCGGGCGGGAAGTGAGTGACATAGATGTCTACCACATTAGCGATGAATTGCTCGTGCGTAGAACATCGGTTTGTCGCTGCGATCGCACTTTTTGCGAACGGTAATGTTGACTACCGCTTTCGCCCAAAGCCTTACGCTCAGAGGGGCTAGCTGCCTACGCTGCTTTGGGTTAGTTAGGACTAAGACCCAGCTCAACTTCACCCTGAGGTGTTGCCCTGCATCTACCGCGCTGTCTACATTCAGCGACACGGCTTTGCCCAAACCCTACGGGACTGCATTGCCCAAGACTCTGCAATCACGTTGTCTTCAAGCTGATAGACCGTACCGTCAGCACTCGGTCAGAAGGGGATATGTCTCCATCCAGCCGGTTTGAGTACCCCGAAACCGATGGGCGAACGGTGACGCGATCCCCCGATGCAATCAGGGCCTCGATGGTTTCCTGGGCATCGGGAAAGGTAGTATACTCCTGCTTAAGAAAGCTCACTAAATCATCACGGCTGTAAATACTCGGTTCACATCCGGCGTAGCTATGGCGTATGAAGTTAGGGGCAACGACGGAGGTCAGTCGGTTCCAGTTTTGCTGATGAATCGCCTCGACAAAGGCCTGCACTAGGGCCATCGGTTGTTCTTGCGGTGACATTCAATGTTTACCCTACCCCAAGAAGATATCGACGCTATCCGGCAAATTCACCATCGCTGGATTGAGTTTGAATGGGCTGGCAACGGTCTGGCGGTGCTACAGTTCTGCACCGACGATGTGCGCTGGTTGGTGCCCAACGCAGCCATGATGGTCGGCAAAGACGCCGCTCGCCCTCTGCTGGAGAGTCCCATTCAAATTGTGGAATTAGTGACAGACCAGATCGAAATTGTCGGCCACGACCGGCTAGCCTACAAAACTAGTCGCTACACGACTCGGTTTACGACCCCAGACAGCGACGAGGTCTTAACCGCCGCTGGCACCCACCTCTGGATCTTACACAAGCAGCCCGATACTCAGTGGAAAGTAGCCCTAGTCACCTGGTAATGGTCTGGTTTAGCGAAGGCTGCCCCCTACAGGGCTGGTAGTTGTAGAGGCGTGGTTTAAGTTACCCCATTTTGTCGCTAATCACGTCTGGGCATTGATATGGGCTCTGACGTCGGGTGTGCGCTGGAACAGCGGTCGATGGGACAGCCTGTAGGATAGCTGCTCAAACGAGCAGGCTGGGGAATGGTTAATGGGGTAGGTCAAACAGTAGCTCGATGTAGTTGCGGTAGTGGGCCAACTGCTGGGCCATCTGGGTCGGATCTTGTAGCACCCGCGTCATCACGAAGCCGCCTTCAAAGACGGAGACTAGGGCATCGGCTAACGAGGCTGCGGTGACAGGGCGGCATGGGGGATGCTGGGCGATCGCCGCCTCAAACTTGGCCCCCAGCCGCTGCCGCCACAGCAAGAATGACTCCGCTGAAATGGTGCGAATCTCGGGGGCCAGATCTTCAAACTGGTAGACGTAGGAGGCGATTAGGCAGCCAGCGGTAGGGTCGGTGAGCTGCTCGACCTCTTCTTGCAGCAGGCCGAGAAACACCAAAATTTGCTGGAGCGGGTCGCGGCTGAGCTTTTCGGCGCGAGCCAGGGTGGCCTCTAGGTGGGCGGCATCGCGATCGCTGTAGCGCTGCACCAACGCCTGGGCCAGGTCAGCTTTGGTCTTGTAGTGGTAGAAAAACGCCCCCTTGGTGATTTCGGCCTTGGCCAGCACCATGTCAATGGACGTGCCCGCCAGCCCGTGGCCCATCACCAAGGCGTGGGCGGCATCGAGAATCTTGGCTTTAGTCTTTTCGCCGCTGCGAGACATGGGTTTGCCGGTGAAATTGATGTTGTCCATTTTACAGACTATTTAGTCTGTTCGGGGTAAAGCTAGTAAAATTTGGATTAGTGGGCACCGCCCGACCGACTTGAGGATCTTGCCATGGCCCCTCAACTGCTCTCCAGCAAGCCCCAGATCGATGCCATCTTTACGACCCCGCCGCTGGTGTCTACCGAGGAGTTTTGCTGGGGCGGCACCTACGTTGACTGCCGCTGGGAACCACCGGGAGAAACGCCCATGGAGGTGGCGACCCCTTGGCATAGCATTGTACTGTTTACCCAACTGCCGGAGACAGCCCTGGCGGAGCGCTGGATCGACGGCCAGTTTAAGGTCGAGCCCGTGCATCCGGGGGACATTTTGGTGTTGCCCGCCCAGGTAGGCCAGCGATCGCGCTGGAATGTGCCCGGCGAGTTTATGAGTTTGGCCTTTGAACCGGCGGTTCTAGGGCGATCGCTAGATGCCGCCGCCGATGGCACCACCGTTGAGCTGGTGCCCCACTTTGCCACCCAAGATTTGCTCGTGCTTCAGCTTGGGCTGGCCCTCAAGCGACAGCTTCAGTTGGGCAACATCGACAGCCTCTACGCCGAATCGCTCACCACGACCCTGGCGGT
The genomic region above belongs to Candidatus Obscuribacterales bacterium and contains:
- a CDS encoding AraC family transcriptional regulator; protein product: MAPQLLSSKPQIDAIFTTPPLVSTEEFCWGGTYVDCRWEPPGETPMEVATPWHSIVLFTQLPETALAERWIDGQFKVEPVHPGDILVLPAQVGQRSRWNVPGEFMSLAFEPAVLGRSLDAAADGTTVELVPHFATQDLLVLQLGLALKRQLQLGNIDSLYAESLTTTLAVHLLQTYATRQPILKTYSDGLSQTKLRRILDYIHAHLDTDLRLATLADLAGMSAHYFSQLFKQSTGLAPHQYVIRCRVERAKTLLAQPYATIADIAYQVGFAHQSHLNRHFKRLVGVTPGQWRRS
- a CDS encoding dihydrofolate reductase family protein, translated to MKPLKYYVATSVDGFIAQADGSFGGFATEGDSIADYIDSLSQFDTVLMGRKTYDVGLKEGKTNPYPMLKSYVFSRTMATSPDPQVTLVSDQASQVVKQLKAELGSAIYLCGGATLAAQLFTEGLIDELILKINPFVMGQGIPLFATVIPQTQLTLIGSQIYANGVAWLRYEV
- a CDS encoding DUF4440 domain-containing protein, whose amino-acid sequence is MFTLPQEDIDAIRQIHHRWIEFEWAGNGLAVLQFCTDDVRWLVPNAAMMVGKDAARPLLESPIQIVELVTDQIEIVGHDRLAYKTSRYTTRFTTPDSDEVLTAAGTHLWILHKQPDTQWKVALVTW
- a CDS encoding TetR/AcrR family transcriptional regulator, with the translated sequence MDNINFTGKPMSRSGEKTKAKILDAAHALVMGHGLAGTSIDMVLAKAEITKGAFFYHYKTKADLAQALVQRYSDRDAAHLEATLARAEKLSRDPLQQILVFLGLLQEEVEQLTDPTAGCLIASYVYQFEDLAPEIRTISAESFLLWRQRLGAKFEAAIAQHPPCRPVTAASLADALVSVFEGGFVMTRVLQDPTQMAQQLAHYRNYIELLFDLPH
- a CDS encoding ester cyclase, which codes for MSPQEQPMALVQAFVEAIHQQNWNRLTSVVAPNFIRHSYAGCEPSIYSRDDLVSFLKQEYTTFPDAQETIEALIASGDRVTVRPSVSGYSNRLDGDISPSDRVLTVRSISLKTT